One genomic region from Quercus robur chromosome 4, dhQueRobu3.1, whole genome shotgun sequence encodes:
- the LOC126721812 gene encoding uncharacterized protein LOC126721812, producing the protein MEPLDLGPPTIVCEHCGAQLWYEERTVKSKTPTKPKFSLCCSEGKVELPLLKEPPPFLGNLLNINSDQRSINLQLGIRIYNSLFAFTSLGGNVDRSVNNGSGPYVFRVNGQTHHRIGSLLPVHGQKPKYAQLYIYETDNEVKNRIDAVIREDDRNYVDLDIVTRLMEMLDQCNQLVKCFRMVRDRFDESDIHNVRIRLIRSRNSGERQYDLPVTSEIAALIVGDFNIESSDRDIIVKNRSLGLQRINGTHPSFMALQYPLLFLYGEDGYMLGIPYRNLNGSNSRKRESITMREYYAYRLQQRFHEGKTLLLGRSLFRQFIVDAYTSIEEERLQWVRFNKKKLRSELYYGLKDAVLRGDTDPINVGKRIVLPSSFIGSPRYMVQNYQDAMAIRRWAGYPDLFLIFTCNPKWPEIIIP; encoded by the coding sequence ATGGAACCATTGGATTTAGGACCTCCAACAATAGTATGTGAACATTGTGGAGCTCAACTTTGGTATGAAGAGAGAACTGTAAAGTCAAAAACGCCTACAAAACCGAAGTTTAGTTTGTGCTGTTCTGAAGGAAAAGTTGAACTCCCTTTATTGAAAGAACCTCCACCCTTTCTTGGAAACTTACTCAATATTAATAGTGATCAGAGATCAATAAACCTTCAACTAGGGATAAGAATCTACAACTCTCTCTTTGCTTTCACTTCTTTGGGGGGTAATGTTGATAGATCAGTGAATAATGGTTCCGGTCCATATGTGTTTCGTGTAAATGGTCAAACTCATCATAGAATTGGATCACTTCTTCCTGTCCATGGCCAAAAACCTAAGTATGCACAGCTTTATATTTATGAAACTGATAATGAAGTTAAAAATAGAATTGATGCAGTTATACGTGAAGATGATAGAAATTATGTGGATCTAGATATTGTTACCAGGTTGATGGAAATGTTAGACCAGTGCAACCAATTGGTTAAATGTTTTAGAATGGTCAGGGACAGATTTGATGAATCAGATATACATAATGTCAGAATTCGTTTAATACGAAGTCGCAATTCTGGTGAAAGGCAATATGACTTACCTGTAACATCTGAGATAGCTGCTCTTATTGTTGGAGATTTTAATATTGAAAGTTCTGATAGAGATATTATTGTTAAGAATCGAAGTTTAGGATTGCAACGTATAAATGGAACTCATCCAAGCTTTATGGCATTGCAATATCCATTACTTTTTCTGTATGGTGAGGATGGGTATATGCTTGGTATACCTTATAGGAATTTGAATGGGAGCAATTCTAGAAAAAGGGAATCAATAACAATGAGAGAATACTATGCTTATAGGCTTCAACAACGCTTTCATGAGGGCAAGACATTGTTGCTTGGTAGGAGTCTTTTTCGACAATTTATAGTGGATGCATACACTTCCATCGAAGAAGAAAGACTACAATGGGTtagattcaataaaaaaaaattgaggtcaGAGCTGTACTATGGTTTGAAAGATGCCGTTCTTCGTGGTGATACAGATCCCATTAATGTAGGCAAACGAATAGTCCTACCATCCTCATTTATTGGAAGTCCAAGGTACATGGTTCAAAATTATCAAGATGCAATGGCGATACGTAGATGGGCAGGTTACCCAgatttatttcttatatttacTTGCAATCCAAAATGGCCAGAAATCATCATTCCTTAG